The following DNA comes from Triticum aestivum cultivar Chinese Spring unplaced genomic scaffold, IWGSC CS RefSeq v2.1 scaffold196574, whole genome shotgun sequence.
TGACGCATGTTACCAGTAGGATGTTGGGAGGAAACGAACTAAAAACGCACAGTATCGCTTCTTGGCACATTTAGCAATCTTCAATTAGCGTTGTGCTCTGCAGGGTCTTTTTTGTGTCAAAAATAAAACATTCAGGGGGTTCGCCGCAAATAGACAGGCCACACGCCTCTGCCCGCGCCTTCCAGCCACTGACAAAGGGCCCCGCGCCTCGCTGGCACGCCTCGTCAGCGTTCAGTATGTATGCAAACCTGATTCTGACGAAGCCAAGTTCTGTCACCACATATCTGTACACCACAAGTTTCAGCATCAAAGTGAATTTTTTTGCCAAGTTTAGACACTTGTGGTGTAATTGACTCTAATAGTATGATAGTGACTAGATCCTGTGTAATCTAATGGCCTTATCTAGAAAATTTCAACGACAATGCCATCAATCCGTGGGCTCTCTAGTTCCTTTCGTGTTCACCATTTATGCTCTAAATTTGACCATGACAACTAACTACTCCGCCACTAAATCCCGTTCCCTATTTCATGATGCTCCTCATGGTTCCTCTCTCCCAAGCACCACGGCCAAGCAATGGGCTCTCGCCGCCGTCGTCCGACCGCCACCCTAGTCCTCGCTTCGTTGCTATGCCTCTACCTCGCTCCGCGCGGGGCCTTCTCGCTCTCCTTCAGCCTCGACTTCTCCGACGCCGGTGCAGGCTCGTCGATCATTGCCTCCGGCGACGTACTCATCAGCCCACCAGCGCTCGAACTGTCGAAGAATAGCCGGGCGTTGTACCGGTACAAAGTGCCGCTGTGGAACGGCGCCACCGGCGAGGCGGCTAGCTTCGCCACCGCCTTCTCATTCCAGATCACCCCAGACAAGGACAAGGACAGCCCGCCGCAGCAGCCAGGCGATAGGAATAGGATGGCCTTCTTCCTCGGCCACCTCCCTTCCGTGGACGtcccgtgcagcagcagcagcagcgccggcGCCGGCCTGGCCATCGTGACGGTAGGGTTTGACGCTTTCCTCAACCATGTCGGCATCGACATCAGCTCCAGCAACTCCACGGCGCCCGCGcacacgacggcgacatggcccgGCAAGAACCTCACGACGTCCAGTGTCATGGAGGCCACCGTGAAATACCACAACGACTCCAGGACGCTGGCTGCTGCTCTACTCATCGACGGCGCCCTGTACCAGGCCAATGCAACCGTTGATCTGCGCAGAATTCTACCGGAGGAGGTCGCGGTTGGCTTCTCCGCCGCCGCCTTTGCCGGGATGCACCGGATACGGTCGTGGTCGTTCGGTTCCACTCTGCCGGAGTCCAAGCAGGAGGCATCTCCTCAGCCTTCCGAACCTCCTCATCTCCCAATCAGCAGCTACAACCACAAGAAGATAGCATTAGTCCTATTATTCCTAGGAACGATCACGACGAGGTGTGTCCGAATAGGTTTTCAGTTTCGATTCAAGACATCGCCGGATCGTGTTACCTTGGCTGTCCTAGCCTAGTTTTTTTACATGCATGTAAAGAACTTTAATTGGATTTCAGTCTCGCTGTAAAAAAGCCCGTGACAAATAGAGAAAGAAACAAACGAGTTTTATTTTGAAGCTATACATCACCCTCGGCATACTGAATTGTGTGGATCAAGGCTTTTCGCATGTCATGAGCATTAATCATTGATGTCAACTTGGGAGGGTGAGATTTGAATAATGTGTGAGCACTTATGACGCATCACCTTCGTAGATATGTTTCCAAATCTGGGAGATTTTCTCGCCACCTATTCACCCATAATCACTCCCGTAATAATGCACCTGCCCTAAACCCACGCCAGGCGTCCCTCGTCCCCGTCTCCATAGCGTGCTCCCGGATCACCTCCATCCCTGAGCTCTCACTCCGAATCCATCCGCCACGATCCAGTCATTCCCCCTTGGACCTTGAGAGTAACCTGGCGCACACAAAGGAATGAGCTCACAACCCATTTGCCGCCTGGAGCATCTATAGTACCTTCATGGCACACGGCTTCTGGTTCATCGTGGCGGAGGGTCCGCCCGGTTGAGGAACGAAGCCATCACGTAAGTAAGACAACTGGATTTGCCCCCTCGACCCCCATCTTCCGCAGACACCATCCTCATCTAACCTTGGTATTGAGTCCAAGAATTCTTGATGTACCGCTCTCTGATTTATTTGTATGTTCTAAATTTTGTACGCTATGTGCATTCCCTTTTGCTGGCCCCAAATTTGGGCACTCCATTGTGTACTGCATGGCTCATTCATCGACTATTATCTTTGAATTTATTACGTACATGAAGCACATGTGCTTCCCAATTTTAGGGGCAACATCTTTTAGGATTTTATTTTCATATATCCATGCTTCCAACTGATAGTATATATGTAactgcaccatgttcttcatgctTCTTAACCATTTGTGTTTCTTCATTGTAATGCATATGCTTCTTTCGGAATAGAGTTTGCTTCATTTCGTGTGAGGGAGCAGGCATATGTTTCCATTTTCCTTGATCTGGAGAGAACCATGCATTGCTTCCGAAATATGGCCATGCATTGCTTGGTTTATTGAATCGACCAGTTTATATTACTATATGCATGACACCAAAAAAAAAGGTCTTCTGAAACATATTTCGGCTGCATCTTgcgccaactgaattgcttccattACCTTTGATTTCCCCTTCTCCTTAACTTTATTGTCACTGTTATCCCCCTTGAAACATGACATGCTTCCATATTGTACCCAATATTTTTCTGAATTTTAGTAAATATGCTTATTTCCATCTTATTCTCTGTTTTTTCATTCTCCAATTTAGTAGATTCGCTGCTTACAAGTTATTCTTGCTTACGTTGCCCTGCTTTAATAACAGAtttttatcaaaaaaaaatttCATTTCTATGTTACACTTTTATTTCTTCAGTTTCGATTCAAGGCATCACCGGGGCGTGTTGCCTTACCTGTCCTAGCCTAGTATAGTGGGGTATTTTACATGCATGTAAAATACTGCTGTAAAAGAAACCCAACAAGAAATAGAGAAAGAAACAAATGTGTTTTATTTTGAAGTTATACATCACCCTCGGCATACTGAATTGTGTGGATCAAGGCTTTTGGCATGCCATGAGCATTAATCATTGATGTCAACTTGGGAGGATGAGATTTGAATAATTTTTGAGCACTTATGACGCATTACTCTTAATCAATTGGTGACCACTACAATTGATATTGCATCTTCAC
Coding sequences within:
- the LOC123175506 gene encoding non-seed lectin-like, whose protein sequence is MGSRRRRPTATLVLASLLCLYLAPRGAFSLSFSLDFSDAGAGSSIIASGDVLISPPALELSKNSRALYRYKVPLWNGATGEAASFATAFSFQITPDKDKDSPPQQPGDRNRMAFFLGHLPSVDVPCSSSSSAGAGLAIVTVGFDAFLNHVGIDISSSNSTAPAHTTATWPGKNLTTSSVMEATVKYHNDSRTLAAALLIDGALYQANATVDLRRILPEEVAVGFSAAAFAGMHRIRSWSFGSTLPESKQEASPQPSEPPHLPISSYNHKKIALVLLFLGTITTRCVRIGFQFRFKTSPDRVTLAVLA